One window from the genome of bacterium encodes:
- a CDS encoding type II secretion system protein, translating to MHRTAPRGFTLIELLVVIAIIGILSAVVVASLNTAREKGYDAQRVSNLRSVEQALEVYATNAGGYPSTGGGSNYVSQCSAWGGVSANNVIPGLVASGGDSRPSDRFFPERGGE from the coding sequence ATGCACCGTACCGCTCCCCGCGGCTTCACGCTCATAGAGCTCCTCGTCGTCATTGCCATAATCGGCATACTTTCCGCGGTCGTCGTCGCATCCCTGAACACCGCCCGGGAAAAAGGCTACGACGCGCAGCGGGTCAGCAACCTCCGGTCGGTCGAGCAGGCGCTCGAGGTCTACGCGACGAACGCCGGCGGCTATCCGTCGACCGGCGGCGGGTCGAATTACGTAAGCCAGTGCAGCGCGTGGGGTGGCGTGAGCGCGAACAACGTCATACCGGGGCTTGTCGCAAGCGGGGGCGATTCCCGGCCTTCCGACCGATTCTTCCCTGAACGCGGCGGGGAATAA
- a CDS encoding RpiB/LacA/LacB family sugar-phosphate isomerase — protein MHKVYIAADHAGFALKAALASYIGTIGYEVEDLGAHSLEPDDDYPDYVTPCARRVADEPGSFGIVIGGSGQGEAMAANRVPGIRAAVFYGPQNAVHATDARETAGIDGFDIVRLEREHNDANILSLGARFLSGSEAAEAAHLFLTTSFSGDERHKRRLLKF, from the coding sequence ATGCATAAGGTATATATCGCGGCCGATCATGCCGGTTTCGCGCTCAAGGCCGCGCTTGCTTCCTATATAGGTACGATCGGCTACGAGGTCGAGGATCTCGGGGCCCACAGCCTCGAACCTGACGACGACTATCCGGACTACGTGACGCCCTGCGCGAGGAGAGTCGCGGACGAGCCGGGATCCTTCGGCATCGTCATCGGGGGCAGCGGCCAGGGCGAGGCGATGGCCGCAAACCGGGTGCCCGGCATCCGCGCGGCCGTTTTTTACGGGCCGCAAAACGCTGTCCATGCCACAGACGCGCGGGAGACGGCGGGAATCGACGGCTTTGATATCGTGCGCCTTGAACGCGAGCATAACGACGCGAACATCCTATCGCTTGGCGCGCGCTTCCTTTCCGGCTCGGAAGCGGCCGAGGCGGCGCACCTGTTCCTCACCACTTCGTTTTCGGGGGATGAACGGCACAAGCGGCGCCTTTTGAAGTTCTAG
- a CDS encoding glyceraldehyde 3-phosphate dehydrogenase NAD-binding domain-containing protein has translation MKPIRVAINGFGRIGRAFVRRSWGRGVEIVAVNDLGSLDNLAYLLKFDTVYKRAPFTVEVKDGGLWIGGREARFLSEKDPAMLPWKDLAIDVVVEATGFFTDYGKANAHLTAGAKRVVITAPVKDDASGLGATVLMGLNEEKFATCPITSNASCTTNSASPVVAILDEAVGIEKAILSTTHAYTASQSLVDGPSRKDRKEGRAAAQNIVPTTTGAALAVAQAYAPLAGKFDGISLRVPVSAGSIADITFIAKRPTTVEEVNAALKKGADDPRFAGLFTTTDEELVSSDIVGEPFASIADLGMTRVVDGTLVKVLAWYDNEMGYTESLVRHVLKAGNA, from the coding sequence ATGAAACCAATTCGCGTAGCAATCAACGGGTTCGGCAGGATCGGCAGGGCATTCGTGCGCCGCAGCTGGGGACGGGGAGTCGAGATCGTCGCGGTGAACGATCTCGGAAGCCTCGACAATCTCGCATACCTCCTCAAATTCGATACGGTGTATAAGCGCGCGCCGTTTACGGTGGAAGTGAAAGACGGCGGCCTCTGGATCGGCGGCAGGGAAGCGCGCTTCCTTTCCGAGAAAGACCCGGCAATGCTCCCGTGGAAGGATCTCGCGATCGATGTTGTCGTCGAAGCGACCGGTTTCTTCACGGACTACGGCAAAGCGAACGCTCATCTCACGGCGGGCGCGAAGCGCGTCGTCATCACGGCGCCGGTCAAGGACGACGCTTCGGGCCTCGGCGCCACGGTGCTCATGGGCCTTAACGAGGAAAAGTTCGCGACCTGTCCCATCACGAGCAATGCGTCCTGCACGACGAATTCCGCGAGCCCGGTGGTGGCGATACTCGACGAGGCGGTCGGCATCGAGAAAGCGATCCTTTCGACCACGCACGCGTATACCGCGTCGCAGTCGCTTGTCGACGGGCCGTCGAGGAAAGACCGGAAGGAAGGACGCGCGGCGGCGCAGAATATCGTCCCGACGACGACCGGCGCGGCGCTCGCGGTCGCCCAGGCATACGCGCCGCTTGCCGGGAAGTTCGACGGAATATCGCTTCGCGTTCCGGTATCCGCGGGTTCCATCGCGGACATCACTTTCATCGCGAAACGCCCGACCACGGTCGAGGAAGTGAATGCAGCGCTTAAAAAGGGAGCGGACGATCCGCGCTTTGCCGGCCTTTTCACGACCACCGACGAAGAACTCGTTTCAAGCGATATCGTCGGCGAGCCGTTCGCTTCGATCGCCGATCTCGGCATGACCCGGGTCGTCGACGGCACCCTCGTGAAAGTCCTCGCCTGGTACGATAACGAAATGGGGTATACGGAGTCCCTGGTGCGCCACGTGCTTAAGGCCGGCAATGCATAA